The DNA sequence TTTTCCTGTGAAAGCTTTCACCCATCAGCCGTCCTCAACCTTTTCACCCCAGAGGAACTGAACCTGAAGTCATTTTGAGGTCTCAAGGAACCCGCTAAAAATTATTACAGCTCACGGTAAATGACTGTGATTAGTAAGTTGTAGAGATATAATCATAAAAcccaaatatatatacacacacacagtgcagatcctctccagttctgtcaggttggatggtaaacattggtggacggccatttttaggtctctccagagatgctcaattgggtttaagtcagggctctggctgggccattcaagaacagtcacagagttgttgtgaagccactccttcattattttagctgtgtgcttaggatcattgtcttgttggaaggtaaaccttcggcccagtctgaggtcctgagcactctggagaaggttttcatccaggttatccctgtacttggccgcattcatctttccctcgattgcaaccagtcgtcactgtccctgctgctgaaaaacacccccacagcatgatgctgccaccaccatgcttcactgttgggactgtattggacaggtgatgagcagtgcctggttttctccacacataccacttagaaataaggtcaaaaagttctatcttggtctcatcagaccagagaatcttatttctcaccatcttggagtccttcaggtgttttttttttagcaaactccatttggctgcaatataacaaagagtggaaaatttaagagggtatgaatactttccgtccccactgtatgtgtgtatgtatatatatattcattatgaTTAGAGTGGAAGAGCCGTTTAATGCACTCTTACTTTGGTGATAAGTGGATAAGGCTattcccttacattagtggtcagcagaGAAGAACACCAGCTTGCCATGGTGCTCAGTGGAGAAGgctacccccttacattggtggtcaatgaagaaGGCTATCAGCTAACATTGTAGGTAGGTGGAGAAGGCCATTCCCTTACATTGGATGCTCAGTGGAGAAGACCACCCAGTTAGCATGGTGGTCAGCAGAGAATGCCACCCCCTTAaactggtggtcagtgaagaagacTATCCCTTTAAATTGTAGGTAAGCGAAGAAGCACCTCCTTACATTTAAGCTCAGGGGAGAAAGtcactcccttacattggtggtcaatggaaaagtTCACCCCCTTACACTGCTGGTCATTGGAGAAGGCCAATCGATGGTCAGTGGAGATGGtcacccctttacattggtggtcagtggagaaggccaCCCCTTTACAGTGGTTGTCAATGGAGAAGTTCACCCCCTTACACTGCTGGTCATTGGAGAAAGCCAACACTGTATATCGATGGTCAATGGAGAAGGccacccctttacattggtggttattggaGAAGGCCACATCATTACATGGGTGGCTATTTGAGATGGccaaccccttacattggtggttattggaGATGGCCAACCCTTATATTGGTGGCTACTTGAGATGGCCAATCCCTTACAATGGTGATTTTTGGAGATGGCCTACCCATTACATTGGTAGTTATCGGAGGAAGCCACATTCTTACATCGGTGGCTATTGGAGATGGccaaccccttacattggtggttattggaGCATGCATGCAATGTTGGCTCTATGGCTCCCTGTGAGGAAATGGAACAACCCAAAGACTGGaagaattaaaaaatattaaacccAATACATATGATTTTGTCTACACTGAAAATAGACAGAAAGCTCACATGTTGTCGGAGCCATCCTTATAGAAGAacttcattaaccgcttgccattcaccctatagcagttttactgctacagggcaacaGCTGTGCGCcggatcaaatatatatatatatatatatatatatatatatatatatatatatacagtatatacgtgaTCCAAAAGTTACGGGTAGGGGGCATGCATGTGCACCACCGGTGGCTCGCATCCGCTGTCATTATACACAGCGGAAGCCGATTGGTGGGTACCAGGTCCTCGGTATCCACTGGCAGCTGCCGATCGTCGGGCAgagacagaactgcgatctgcctatgtaaacaaggcagattgctgttctgacaggagggaaggggtggagtttgtgtccctgcaaagcagaaaATAAATTCTGTCTCTTCCACCTACTAAAAGCAACACACAGTTTAGTGaaatataaatcaataaaaatatcccatagtttgtagacactataactttcgcataaaccaatcaatatatacgcttattgggatttatttttttattaaaaatatgtagcagaatactgattggcctaaattgatgaagacatttgattatttttaaaattttttattacatatgctttatagcagaaagtaaaatatatatatattttttttttttcaaaattgacgctctttttttgtttatagcgcaaaaaataaaaaacgcagaggtgatcaaataccatcaaaagaaagctctattggggctagggaaaaaaaggacatcaattttatttgggtacaacgtctcacgaccgctcaattgtcagttaaaataatgcagtgtcgtattgcaaaaaaaataacctggtcaggaaggggggtaaatcttctggaggtcaagtggttaaaatagtcagggactgcttaaCTACGAGCAACtattgagacaatgaacactttggtgagaaTTCTGTAATGTACAATCTAGTGTATAAAGTGCAGAGTGTGtaacgcaggggtcaggagtgtgtaacgcagGGGTCGGAAGTGTGTAACGCAGGGGTCGGAAGTGTGTAACGccggggtcagaagtgtgtaacgccggggtcagaagtgtgtaacgCCGGGGTCAAGAGTGTGTAACGCAGGGGTCGGGAGtgtggaatgcaggggtcaggagtgtgtaacgccgGGGTCGAGAGTGTGTAACGCAGGGGTCGAGAGTGTATAACGCAGGGGTCGAGAGTGTATAACGCAGGGGTCGAGAGTGTATAACGCAGGGGTCGGGAGTGTGgaacgcaggggtcaggagtgtgtaacgccagggtcaggggtgtgtaacgcagggggtcaggagtgtgtaacgccagggtcaggggtgtgtaacgcagggggtcaggggtgtgtaacgcAGGGGGTCGGGGGTGTGTAACGCAGAGGGTCGGGAGTGTGTAACGCAGGGGTCGGAAGTGTGTAACGCCGGGGTGTGTAATGCcggggtcaggggtgtgtaacgccagggtcaggggtgtgtaacgcaggggtcaggagtgtgtaacgcaggggtcagaagtgtgtcaTCAAAATAGTtagacggatttcaaaatacagTATTTCagtatataagctgagtttactggtaaaaaaaagtgtgaaacGCAAGACTTCTgcgggtgtaaaaagatgtccgcgtGCCGCCTTCACATTGCATCCTTACTGCAGCCGActacggggtgtaccaagatggccgtgacggatcgtcacttccgttacaaaatctgacgggtcgcatAATTTGATGAAACACTAGAACTTGAAAAGATCGGATAGATCAATATTTAGGGATGAGGACACAGACGCGCGAAAATATTTAATGTTATATTATATTCGTTTGTGTTATTAATATTATGTCTCCATTAGTAGCGCCATATTACGTGTGCCTGTTCCATAGGTTCCAGTCTGCTTCGGTCTTCGAAAAAATGGCGGCGATAACCTCTCACCCTCAGCAGTAGAGCATAATGCCAAACCTCAGTTTAAGTTGCGATGACACATTGATAGCGGACAATAAAAAACATTCACAAGCTACAATCAAAAGCTCTCATACGTAGCATAAGCTTACTGTCCTAACATACACAGACACCAGAGCGAGGACAGCTTTCAGTTCTAAAGAAGACCCAATCACAGGGCTAATTATTGAAAGACTATGATTGACAGCCAGCCTGGCCGCTCAGGGCGCTGGACTGAAGAAGTGGCCGGGGAATGAACCTATCAGGAGAGGAGGGGTGGGATGTGAGGAGGGGTGGGCGGAGCGGAGGAGGAAGTAGCTGGGTGTAGAAGCAGCAGACATGGTGAGTGGTCATGTGATGTCCTGTACGATGTTCTCCTTTTATCATAGGAAATGTTACTGGAGGACTTTTAAGTCTGATAAAGTTCTGTGTGTTGAATACATTGTATACCGTACAGTGACCTGTCTACATTCACTCGTTGTGTGTGTGTCTTCCTGTTATCCCATGTTGTGTGTCATACTTCTCATCTGTGTGTTAGTGGAGTCCATTCTATTACATATAGTGAGCTCCAGTCTACCTTACACAAGATCCAGCACCCCTAAGatcatcccctccccctccttaccaccacccctcccccagtcCTCAGATTTACAGGTAAGTTATCTACTGAGCAACAGTGACCCCCCCAAATCCACCTTAACCTCAGCAAgcgccctcccctcctccctccgcAGAGCGCCAGCGTCCTCCCATCATGGAGCGCCCTCCCCCTCCGCAGAGTGCCAACACCCTTCCATCCTCCGCAGAGTGCCAGCGTCCTCCACAGAGCACCATTGTCCTCCCTCCGTGGCGTGCCAGCGTCCTCCCTGTGCGTAGCATCCCCCTCCACGCCCTCCCCCTCCGCAGAGTGCCATCACCCCTCCTCCCTCCGCGGAGCACCAGCGTCCTGCCTCGGTGGCGTGCCAgcatcctcccctcctcctgccgccTCCACAGAGTGCCAACTCCCTTACGTCCTCCCTCCGTGGCAGCATCCTTCCTCCACAGAGCGCCCTCTGCAGAGGGCCAACACCCTTCCTTCCTCCACGGAGTGCCAGTGTCTTCTGTCCGTGGAGCACCAGTGTTATCCCTCCGTGGCGtgccagcatcccccccccccccctcccgccgcctccgcAGAGTGCCAACACCCTAACATCCTCCTCCACAGAGTGCTAGCATCCTCCCTCCGTGGAGCACCTTCCCATGTTCCTCTGCAGAGCACCAGCGCCCTCCCTCCGCGGAGCACCAGTGTCCTCCCCTCAACAGTAAGCTCCGGTCTATCTTACAGAAGATCCCTCACCCCTAAGATCACCCCCTCGTCCTCAGATTTACATGTAAGTTATCTACTGAGTACcagtgaccaccccccccccccaccctaaccTCAGCAGGTGCCCTTCTGTCTTCCCTCTGTGGAGGAGCCCCGTTTGTCTGATTTCCAGGGACAGACTATGGAGTATGGTCCCTGCGAGTGTTTCTGGTGTTTAATATTAAAAgaacaactgtacttttatattAAATGCCTCCAACCTTCCCCCACCCCTCCAGAATCAACCTGCACTAACACCCCTCACCCAACCCAGTCACCGCTCCAGAACTAACCTGAACAAACACCACCTACTTCACACAACTTCCACCACCCTTCCAGAACCAATCTACAGGAACACCCAACCCAACCACCCCTTCCAGAACTAACCTGAACTAATACCCCCCACGCAACCCTACCACCACTCCAGAACTAACACCACCCACTTCACGCAACCTTCCAGAACCAACCAGCATGAACACCTCACACAACTACCCCTCCAGAACTAACATGCAATATCAACACCCCACCAAAATCCCACCTAACCCAACCACCCACCACCACCCCTCTAAAATTAACTTACATTaacaccccccaccccatcccACCCAACCTAACCACCCCTCCAGAACTAACATGCACTTCAGAAGTAACTTGCACAAACACCTACCCCACCACTCCTCAAGAACTAATCTGCACTATCACCCCCATCCACCCCAGTCATCCTTCCAGAATTAACCTGCACAAACACCCGTCCACTCATCCCAACCACCCACCAGAACTAAGCTACACTAACACTCCCAGTCTCCACCAGCCCTCCAGAACTAATACCAACCACCCCTCCAGAATTAACCTGCTCTAACACCCCATCCCAAAATCCCACCTGACCCAATCACCCACCACCACCCCATTAGAACTAACTTACACTCCCACCTCACCCAACCTAACCACCCCTCCAGAACTAACCCGCACtaacacccccacccaccccaatTACCTCTCCAGAAGTAACTTGCACAAACACCCACCACCCCTCCAGAACTAACCTGCACCCCAGCCCATCCAACCACACCACTCCTCAAGAAATAATCTACACTAACACCCCCACCCACCACACTCACCCTTCCAGAACTAAGCTGCAAAAACACTTCCCACCCCACTCCACCCAACCACCCCTTTTGTCTTTTTAGTTTGACTTGGATTGTTTCATAACACTGTAAGAGTCTCTCCATGCCTTTGCGGTAAGGCCCTGTAATATTTTGAGGACAGCGTCATTTgcttttccttcttccttttttttttttttttttttttttttatagaatttgcgtttttaatttctttttacttcttttttttttttctcctttagacCTCCACACTCACTCAGGGTCTGGAGCGGATCCCGGATCAGCAGGGGTACTTGGTGATTAACGAGGATGGCGTGTTGGCGGTAAATGTGATAACTCTTGGAAAGACTGGGGAATGGTTACAAGCTCTGTTGGGATTTTATTTGCAGCCCCTGCCTCCTCTGGAAAGATTCGCCCTCACTTTCTGGcggaacaggaagtgatgagaagCCTCTCCAGTGGGGAGAAAACACTGTTTGTTGCAGTTGAAATacagaagggttagaacctcagtCAGGTTTTTTATTTCTGATCGGTTCGGCTTGCCTCGGTGACAATCGCTCCCCTCGTTTCTTGTCCAGAGACCGCTAGGTGAAATCTCTGCAAAGGGCTAGTCCTAAAGGGATAGCGTGAGATCCACGTCTCTCCTAAGGCCAAGCCTAGATAGGATGTGGGATCAGAATCTGAAATGGCGGCTCCTCTGCTCCGACATATATATGTTTCGCCGTATTAGCGTCATCAGGGAGTGACACATCCTTTCTAGGTTTGGTCTTAGGAGAGACGCAGACTTCACGCTATCCCTTTAGGACTAGCCGGCTTGCACATGCTGATTTACACCTGGTGCCTGGATCGGCACTGCAACCTTTTTAGTGTAATCGCCATTTGTTGTTGTCATTTGCTTTTATCTATTAAAAATACGACACTATGAGACCTTCCTCTGTGTctcttgtggagtcatttttcccatcctagtATCATCTAGAGGGGCCAGTGGAGTGGATCTGTGCTGTCATTGGAATCAATTGGTATTCCAGAAGCGCTGTTTGACCTTCTTGTAAAGAGGGGTCATaattctctggtgagtggccacccaTCTCTTGATCACTTGTGGTGAAGAACTAAGAATCCGATTTTGAGCATCacaatttggtgttgggatttatcacaTATAGACTTTTTAGCTTGctatttgtatttgcatttttgatTCACTGAACATTACTAGCGCCTCATCCTTCAATGTattctgagagggctgacatctcccCCCCCGGTCGTTTagctatgtgattggctggaggCGCAATGGtgccactcccgcacatgcgcccGGGAGCCCTCGGTTCTGGCACGAAGCACTGAAGGTCCGGCGTGGTATTCTGgagcttcagagcgcatgcgccagtgacgtaactggctgcatccagagtgaatatctcctaaacagtgctctTTTAGGAagtatttattttacctacaggtatgccaTATAGGCTAAAAATGACCAAGCAGGTTTACCAccgctttaagggcagaggagagatctggggtctaacagaccccagatctctcaataaagagtacctgtcactgcctattgctatcacaggggaaaTGATATATTccctgtgttttaaaaaaaaaaaaaaaaaaaaaaaagaagaaaacgtttaaacttttttttttttttttttaagtgcccctaaCCTCGCAGTGCTTGTACACAAAAGCGAACTCACGCGATGTTCCCACACATGCACAAACAGCCATTgccccacacatgaggtatcactctgaacgtcagatcgagggcagtagttcTAGCACCAGACTTTGTACGTAAATctacagtggtaacctgtaaaggcttttaaatcgtcgcctatagATAATAAAATTGACCGTAGTTTGACGTAGTTGcacaggcgtgcacaattttaaagcacgaTGTTTGtaatctatttactctgcgtaacatcatttGTTATATTTTACCATTTACCAAACAAttttgtattatattgtgttttttgcattcaaattcaaaagggtgtatttgcttttttttgctttttttttttttttttttttttttttggaataaaaaaaaaagtgtttgaaaaaccgctgcgcaagtACCGCGTgatgtattctctagggcctctgctttaaaaaaatatatataatgttcgggagttcaaagtaattttgtagcaaaaaaattatgatttttacatgtaaacaaaaagtgccaggaaaggcttggtcttaaagtggtttaaatacagtgccttgcaaaagtattcatacccccttgacattttccacattttgtcatgttacaaccaaaaacgtaaatggattttatgtgatagaccaacgcaaagtggcacatgattgttaagtggaagaaaaatgataaatggttttcaatttttttttttttttaataaataaatatgtgaaaagtgtggcgtgcatttgtattcagccccctttactccgatacccctaactaaaacaagcactgttcaatccatcatccgaaaatgtaaagagtatggcacaactgcaaacctaccaagttatgaccatccacctaaactgacaggccgggtaaggtgagcattagtcagagaagcagccaagaggcccatggtaactctggaggagatgaagagatccacagctcaggtgggagaatctgtccacaggacaactattagtcgtgttctccacaaatctgacctttatggaagagtgacaagaagaaagccattgctgaaaaaaagccataagaagtccgtttgcagtttgcgagaagccatgtgtggcacacagcaaacaggtggaagaaggtgctctgttcagatgagaccaaaatttaactttttggcctaaaagcaaaacgctatgtgtggaggaaaactaacactgcacatcaccccggacacaccatccccaccgtgaaacatggtggtggcagcatcatgttgtggggatgcttttcttcagcagggacagggaagctggtcagagttgatgggaagatggatggagccaaatacagggcaatcttagaagaaaaccttttagagtctacaaaagacttgggtggaggttcaccttccagcaggacaacgaccctaaacatacagccagagctacaatggaatgttttatatcaaagcatattcatgtgttagaatgacgcagtcaaagtccagacctacagtgccttgaaaaagtattcataccccttgacatttttcacattttgtcatgttacaaccaaaaacttgttGTAACAtgccaccagtgtgaacccagcctcagagagGCTGAacacaaatacacaccacacttttcacatatttatttgtaaaaaatgttgaaaaccatttatcattttccttccactttacaattatgttccactttgtgttggtctatcacataaaatcccaataaaatacattaacgtttttggttgtaacatgataaaaagtggaaaatttcaaggggtatgaatactttttaaaggcactgtaaacTGCCTAGATTAGAACTTCATTATGCTTTTTATCATTTGTATTGTTAGTCTTTGTATGTTCTTTCTGTACAATTGTGCTGTTTACATCTTCATTAGTGAGAATATAATTGCGGGTGACCTCTTTCTCCATGCAGAGTGCTGGTGATCTAGAGAACGATGAGCATATTGCCAGTGTGATCCGAGAGATGGTGACTACGGCTTGCAGCTTCCGCTGTCTTGGGGACCAGATACCATTTAAACGCATGAGCAGTGAGTAACCGGGTGCTGATAACTGAGAGTTGGAGGGGGTTCCCCTGTTGTTACATGATGATAC is a window from the Aquarana catesbeiana isolate 2022-GZ linkage group LG03, ASM4218655v1, whole genome shotgun sequence genome containing:
- the LAMTOR4 gene encoding ragulator complex protein LAMTOR4 codes for the protein MTSTLTQGLERIPDQQGYLVINEDGVLASAGDLENDEHIASVIREMVTTACSFRCLGDQIPFKRMSIVFGEHSFFVTVSGQKIYVVKRHNVVREPISV